The nucleotide sequence CAAACCAGCAAAGGTAAATCATCTTCAAAAGTTGACACCAATAAGTCAACACAAACCTGTTCTTCAGAAAGTTCGACCGGAGCTAGGACGACGACAAACAAATGTGCTGTAAATTCTTACTATGAATCCAAAAAGTCCAGAACAAGAGTAACTGATAAGCAAAAGGAGCTTTCAGTATCCAAAAGAAAGAGTTCTTCCGAAAAGAAGAGGTGTGATCAGAATGATGCACGAGGTTCTGATAATGTAGTTAATACTCATGATAGAAAGTCTATAAAATGTAATGTTACAATGGATGAAAGTATTTACAATGATGCATATAGCATGACAGAAAGCAGGGATGTCATTTCATTTACATTTAAATCTCCATTGAGGAAAAATGCATCTCAGTCGCAGTCGACTACTAAGCAAGTGATGGAAACAAGGACCAGAATTGATGTCGATTCTTTTCTTCATGTTGATAAGGTTTATCCTACCAGGTTACATGTAATGGATGTTGATACATTAAGTGTCATGTTATCTCACATTAACCCACCTCAATGTACCTTGGAAATAGAAAGGTGTTCTGATGATTTTGAATCTATTTCGGAAGATAGATTTAACAACATGGCATGCAACACATCAAGGGAACATGACAATTTCTTTCACCTGAACCTGCTTAGTGATAAACTGGACAGCATGGATGACAATTGCtgttcttcaaattattatacAATTCCTGGCATGAATCAGCAACTTCAGGTCTctctcatttcttttattttgtcaattaCTCATTTTCATTTGTTACGGATATGATTTAAAGTTTTAAGTATCAAACATAGTATATTATCCTTGGCAACTTCCTGACATCAATTAGTCAAAGAGATGAGGAGGACACTCATCATGCTTTTATTACTCAACCATTCTTCTCTCGTGTAGATATCAGAACCAATGGAAGATCTGAGCCGTAACAGCAATGAAAGCAGAGACGATTTATGTTATCAGCATACAAGAACTGTTGCTACTTTTGAAAATCCTTTCATCAGCAAAAGTAACTTGGATAGTGAAGATAGCACATATGGTATTGTTTTAATTCTTGATTTTCTGTACACTTCTGATGAGCATATTTTAGTCTTGAGTAGCTTTcacttaaaaaaactataatttataATTGCAACATTCCATGCTTTGAATAACCTTGAGACATGCTGCAAAATTAATCTTACTAGCTGGCCAGTTTTGCTTAACTTTGAAGTCTTTCATGACTAATTTCAAATCACTGTCATATATGATATCCCCTGCATGTTTTTTAAAGACgctatttatcttttattcaTCTCCTTCCAAGGATGTAcccggggaataccgggttcgattcccaggggggacaacgcttggccagtgcgcatgcctcaacgcacgagccggattagtcgcccacctttggtgggttggaaaccggtgcgaaagccaaaaaaaaaaaatgttagaaatttagttttttttttaatacctcTGCACAAATACATACATCCATAAAATGTTAATGGTTGTTCATATATAACCCTTTTTTTAGGAGGCAACAGAGTTTATTCTTCCATGCAAGATGAAAAAGTATATAGTTctcaaataaatgaatctaTATCACCTGAATACAAGATGAATTGGTCAGAGAAAAGCTCTACAAGATCGTCAAGGATGATGGAACTTGAATATGTAAAGGATATACTCCGCAATGTAGAATTGATAGCAGAAGAGTTAGTGGTGGGTGAGACAGACAATATAATGATGCTAACTCTCTTTGATCTGTTGGAGAATCAAAGAACTGGTGTGGAAAGCTATGAAGAATACTCTAAGCTCAAAAGGAAAGCTATATTTGACTGTGTAAGTGAATGCATAGAATTAAGATGTAGGCAAGTTTTTGTTACAAGGTGCAAAGCATGGCCTAGATGCATGGTGGCATCAGTGAAGAGGAAAGGTTGGTTAGCAGAAGTGTACAAGGAGATGGTGGAATTTAGAAGCATGGAAGAAGAGGTGATGGTGGATGAGCTTGTTAGCAAGGACATGAGCACTCCATTGGGTAGATGGCTTGACTTTGACATTGAAGCCTTTGAAAATGGCTTAGAACTTGAGCTTGACATAGTTACCTATTTGATAGATGAATTGGTTTCTGATTTGTGGCTTGTTTAAATCCCTTGGTACATCAATCTCATTGAATGAAAATTCACACATTATTAGAGGAAGATCAATCTCATTGAGGATTTACAATAGAATTTACGTATAACCTCAACTATAGATTTTTGGATTTGAACCCGAGTCACATCGAGTGAGCGGAAGGTCCAACTATGTATGTGAAATGTGAACTACAATTGGctaaataatgatatttttttggtcaactGGATTATTAATTATATGATTAGCATTGTCAACCAGCCTCACATGTCAAAAAACAATCTAGTACAACATACCATGTGCTTTCATGCTTATTTCCTGTCTTTCTTTTAGCCCTTTCTTTAGTCTTAGTCTTGCAGGTCTGATATTAACTTTGCGCCTTGTGGCTAAACTATATCCATGTCATATGGCAACCATTTATTCATCTCCCCCCAAGCTAagtacaacaacaataataatattagaCCGACCGCCTTGAGCTGAACTATATGGATCTGGGTTATGTGCAATTACAATCCCGTGACCACACGCAATCAATCATATCTGAACTGTCCGATCTTGATTGGACAGTCAAGATGTGACCGACTACATGCAATTACATGGCGCACAATCCAAACCATATTGGGGTGTACTGTGTACACTTATTTATGGAAAGACAATATAATCATGATTTATGTAATTTTGTATCACAGAACATTCTCAATGCTATCAAAATGGTGATAAAATGTGTACTATACCAGAAATTATTGGTCTAAAAATTTGATTTAGTTTCTAACTCAAGTACTGTTGTCCCACATATGCTCCAAAGTCGTGACTGATGGTCTACATGGAATAGAACTGACAAAGAGGTAGCTGATGATGAAACTAAATCATTCATAGATTCATATATCATCCATTTCTTTAGTTAAAAATTCTATTTACAGAAATGTTCTACTTCAAACATGTTTAATAACTATTACACTAgctttcttgattttttttttttttgtaaaataaggAGTGTCGATTTTTTTTTCCCAAGTTTAATAACTCTTACTCTAGGAATAATACTTCAATTTACTCTTTATACGAGTTCGTCATATTCAGCGGCGGATCTACGTGTGTTCGACCCTTCAGTCagtctttttatcattttcttatgtatttttaatattttatccaaaaatatGTTCCCACATAGACTCGACCCCGCACCATCCACCCTccttttaaggatttcaaaccACCAGAACACTTATTATTGTCTGCTACTGTGTGAAACATTTTAATCTATAAACGCTTAATAAAAGTGAAGTATTACATTATGTTTGACACCCccaaaaaaataagtcaaaatCTGCCACCGgtcatattatattaaaaatgaacCAAGTGTATATTAACTTATAAATTACTAACTAGTAACTACATTGATGAATTTAAAACTGCATCATCATATATCTAGATATTTTTTGAAAGCAACATATTATCTAGACAGTACTAATTTAATTTGTACACATATATAGGTCAATTTGCAAAAGACGTTGAGATGAAAAGGACATGTGCGAAGGCACAAGTAATGGACAAGTTTTTTTAGGTATGTGTTGTTTTTCAAGTAACTACGTTCCCCATGCCACCTGGGTTACCTTACCTAAGTTATTTATTTCAGtttcttttaattaagttgaggttaaattaaatatttatatttatatttatagcaGTAGTAAGAAAAAAAGTACACATGCTGATGATATTGATAAATCAATTGTCAGACTTTGATCCGCTAGATATTGCATTTCCTTccttacacaaaaaaaaaaaaaaaaaaaaaaaaactttatactaataagtataattaattatttcatttaccATCCATCCACCCTCCCACTGATTATATTCTTTCTCCTTTCTTGGATTTGAGAAAACTGAAAAGAAACTCTGCTTTCTATGACGTTTTGCAGATTAGTATGCTGTGTACttcttaatataaaaatatcatagtTTAATTGACTATTTAGTTGTAGAGTGATACCATAATTTTAGAATACTCGTATTAGCTGTGAAGGATCCTATGCAGCGGGACAAAATTGTGTTATGACTTATAAATTATTTCTTGATATAAATATAGTATTGATTGTATACTCAAAATACACCTAAAAAAGTATACTCAAAATagttaactatattttttttttttttttgtataaatcatcatataatattttaaatgttgtttaCTTATCTCTTTTGATGCACAGTATTCttactttctctttttctttatctctatattatttttgtactaaaagttgtaaaaaaaatggttataaaaatatcatttcacatatttatttatgtcaaaTCTAATTCTTTTTTCACATTAACTACAAATCCCCTCATTTGAGACcgtggcggagcccttcatgggctggggtCGGCCACGGCCCActcggaaaaattaaaaattttatgtcggttttaagtttcggttgatccaaattcccgcaaattggtgtagtggtccacccgaaaaatttaaataattcaattattggtctaatttgcgagactttaaacaatttttcaatagttaattttagtggcccaccctaacatttttttctgACTCCGCCACTGATTTGAGGCTAATGGGCTAAAAGGAATGTGTTAGCCCTTGAGTGTGATATTGGTTCCACCCCTATCCAATGCGTCGATGTACTTTGCTCTAGGcatatttttttagatgttGTTTACTTTGGGGAGCCCTTACATTTTGTGATTTGTAATAAGTGTTTCGTCCCTCCTCATCCAAGCTAAAGAACTGGATGTGAATATGTCTTTGTTGAGGTCATACTTACTCGAGTTTAAGAGACGGGTGTAAAACATGACTTAATCTTTCTCAACCAAGTGCGGGAGATTGAATGAGATAAATTTGACGGTGTCATATACCCAGGATGCCATCCCAGGCCATGGCCCATGGAGGCTTTCTTATACCCTAACAGTCAGAGTAAAACCTCGCATGAATGTGACCTGCAAAAACTTGGTGGCTAGGCAAAAAGGGATCTACAAAAGTACTTAATTCACTATCATCTAAGTGTTAGAGCTCAAAGGGGAAATCTCGAACCTCATTAGTGAGCTGGATTCTTTGATGTTTAtagaaaatacaaattttacgtcaattttaatttatatagttgaaaaatattcaaaaatcaagataatattagaattttcttttgattcaatAGTTCATTCACGAACCATATTCAACGTTGTCCAGAAAAAAGGAAGTGTATTAGAAAAAATGTAAAGGTCTATTCGGGAGGTTAGATGGGAGGACTTTGGAAATAAGAAAGAAGTGGAAAGATGTAGAATCTTGAGGGTTTATGtttcttcataatataaaatctttATTATTCGGGGAagtcaaaaattatatttttagaggGCTCTATCTacgttgttataatattctcaagataaaaaataatattaatcgtAAACATTCATTTACCATCTTAACACAaatattatctaaaaaaatgtgattttttttctttctatttttcacTTTACTCCCTTCCTGCCAAAATATGTATCTCCATCTTCTTCAAATGCCTAAACAGGTCCTGAGTCTCATATTAACCTAAGGACAAACGCTACAATGTACTCCCTCTATAGCACTGTTAATGAACTAGAGATGTAGCTCATGACTAAAACAaggactaatacctcaaattcgtccttgaattttaaaaaatcggtcaaattcgtccctgaattttgcgaaataccTATTTAGTCTTTGAATTTTACATACGTCCATCAAAatggtccctccgtccaaaagctCCGTTAGTGGTGATGACGTGTCCTCTTGCATGATGTGTTGTCATGTACACGTGTCAACAAGGCAGCCACGTGtataaggactaaattgatggaaatggtaaaaattcgagatttaacttttcatagtaatttttgttgtgtttccaATTACACCCCTTTAAAATATGGATCGATTTGAGACTTATTGACAtaatttgaggactaatttgatggattttgttataatttaagggctgatatgattgattttatttgcagagaatgagtacaaggagatatggcatgagaggaccagtgatttcaaatgacatgcataaacaaacactACTGAGGGGGTCCTGCTCCACAAAATCCAACTGCCCCTAGAGTTATTAGAGTTTCAAATCCAAATTACGGGTCATCCGCTTCTACTCAAACcccaatacatggagtttatcccaacttcaggatttccaaagcattgatgcttgtttaaattatgattttggactagtttaattaaagctttttggacttgtttagtttatgcttttttggatatgtaatcatttaagaacatcaaatgatttgatgacttaATGActatgtaatgtttttttttttttttgctatgtaATGgcttatgaacatcaaatatatgacttatgatggTATACAAAATGTctatcttttactttttactttgttcagcaaatgtatgcaccaaggatcacagtgatgtctgttgtgaaaattcaaggaactatttgatggtattttcactaatttgaggaTCGGTATGATGGATATGCATATAATtgaaggaccaatttgattgaatttttttgacataagGGTTTGGTTCAGtcattgacaacctcttttcattacaacattacatggacttgacacaatacaataacattttaaacaactcaatcaaacaaaatactcatatcaatatcttaatcaacctaagctcACTTCCTACACAATCAACTTTATCCATCAACCTTGCCCTCCAAACCTCTTCTTTGCCCATATCCTTTGGcttctccatcaaccttgcatttcttccacccatcatttatgaacaccgaatcttcaacaatgaccactgatttttgaattttgaattgaatcaaacaattagggttctaagttttttgaattggggaagaacattGACATAGCCCTTAATGAGGAACAAATAGGgttctaagttttttgaattggggaagaaatagcccttaatgaggaagaggagaaagagctattactcacaaagaagggaaagagccgttgccaattttctgaaaatccatcaatttggtccttggaaattttgtgtaaatccatcaatttggtccttggaaattttgtgtaagtcaatcagtttggtccctgcttgcgtggcatctgacgtggtaagctttgtcagaggttaacattacacgtcacctccgttaatagaccaacttaacggagggactgatttgattgacattttgtaaattcagggactaatttgatatttcgcaaaattcagggatGAAATTGgtcgatttttcaaaattcaaggacgaatttgaggtattagtcctAAAACAAGACTTGAAGATCAAGCATTAATGGCACGTTTGATGGTTAGGATAGGATGGAGACAGGATGTGATATAAAGCTGGATAGAGATAGGATATGATAAGGACATGATAAACATTAATCCTATCATGTGTTTGATGCGCACATGATAACAAACATGatatcattataattaaatgaaaaaattgctctcataattaattaaatattataaaaatgacatgttattaattataatagagAAAATACATGtgatcattattttaaaaatgacaatatGTGAAGCctggatacgagatacgatacggatacgatactgcaccgatacgttGATAcgggaaaatttcaaaaatcaagatacgatacggctgggatacgttaataaaaaaaattatataattaaatgtataatataattataaccttttttttaatatgcaaatatattaacaaacacaagaaactagactcgtagcacattaacataaatataaataatattgacgattaagagagtggtgattagtcaattacatacacaaaataccaaaaagagcaccatTGGTGTTATATCAATGCTATACTATATCAAAAAGGAACATTGTTAATGCTATACTATATCAATcaaaaaaagaagcactatatcCAAAGTGGAAGGCAAccattttgaaagaaaaagttgaaaccctaattttttaaaaaggggaAGATGAAATTGTTTGTGTGGTATGGTGTGGGTCATACTggcaccaaagaaagataaaggaaataCGTATcggaaaattattttcttaaaaaataaaatttaatatttggatactcccccgatacgtatcgggaagtatcgggcaggtatcggtgcaggatacgcaggggatacggtacgtcatccattttgaagtatcggggcttcacagaattgacaatatttttaaaatggcaGAATATCAGGATAATAAATAAGGAATGATCTTCTAATCCCATCATGATAATTTCTAACCCATCGTATACTCAGGATAGAAATTACAAAGGAAAATCAGGATAGGATAGaaaaatggtttattttatcatatcccTTTGGTGCATCAAACATAAGATTTAAGCAAGATATGATTAATGTATCATATTCTGTCTCCCTATCCTGACCATCAAACGCACCCTAAGATTCATGGCACATATGCATAAGTTCATTTAAACTATTACATATGTAACTCATGACTTGCTCGAGAtgtcataaaatttatttaattgtatttttccttttttaagtTGTGATGTTTTTGCTTTGAGTTTATTATTTACATTTGATTGAGGCGATTGAGAAGGTTGGTCTAAGTGAAAGCAATGTTCCATTGAGTTGAATGTTACTGGATGATACATGCAAACACTCTGATACTTAAGCCAGTAAAAGAGCTAAAGGTTAGAGATTTTAGGTGGAAAGAATTGTGTACATTGCATTGTTGTGAATGAATTATGTGTTGAAGATGAGCTGTTAGGAAGCGATGGAAAGGATGACACAGTTTAATGTGTAGATCCAATAGTCTTTGAAGGCGTTTCATGCCATCGAGACATTACGAGTTGGAGAGGATCTGAAACTAAGAGACAGTACTGATAAAACCAATAGATATAGAGTCTAACGGAAAAGCGTAGACTTTTCAATTTTACGAGCTAAAGGTTGAATTATGATTTGTAGAGGTGTTCACGTTCACAATCTGACAAtatctcaaaaaatattatcttaagTAGAGAAAATTTTAGGAGGCTacaaaaattaatagaaaaatcaTTTAACCCTAACCTAAAATGACGAATCAACGTTCAAATCTCAAACATCTTAAAGAAGTGTCATCGTTTAATGTCTAACAATGCTTTAAACATTATTATCTCTTGCGAGGACAATGTCAACCCAACATAAGATACAAGATAATACttagatttctttttttgacattAATGATCCCTTAAAGTTGACAAGAATGATTTGTTGGCTAAATTTAATGCCACTAATGTCAGCTGTTTAAAGATGTTGATTTTTTCTCCTTCTCAATTGGATATTATTCTACTTTTAGATACTTATGGAGTGTTTAGGcagaaaatttattaatttatttttctttgtcctttatttattttttccttttaatcaATAAAGAAGAGCTATCAAGCAGCTTTATATGGAGATTAGATTATAGGTAGGGCAGTGGTCCTTCTCACTAATTTAATTTTGGGTTGCTAGTCTATATTTACTTGAAGAAAAACTTCCTACTATTTTTTAATAGATCTTCTAATGGGTATCTTTAAGTCACACTTTAaggtttttaaataaaaaatttattcattcaaaaaattaaataattcaatttcaatatacTGAAGACACACATTTTCATTAAAAGTTCACTATTTGAAATCTTATAAAGCATCCAAGGGCAtccgttaatttttttaattactttgtAAACTCATGGTTTCTACAATTGTCTAAACAAGTAAATGTCATTTGAGATAGGTAATTTTCATTGACTTTTTTGCTGTATAAAACAGGTAAACTCTTGGGAAATATACACAGTTAAAAGAAGTAAAATTACAGAACAACAACTTTTAACAGAATAATGAAACACCTTTGCGTATGAAAACCACAAAAGGGGTGAGAGAGTGAGTGAGAAGGATACATAAAGAAGCAAGCATAAAGCGAATGCCTCCTCATATCCCTCCCTGCCCATCCAATCCGACCGACTCAATGTCTCAAcctattattttgttttcccAAAGTACAAATTTGGTTTGTCCGCAAATggaaatttaaatattaagttATGCTAGAAAATGTAGGAAAAGAATAATGAATGCCAATCTATGTTGTAAGAGGACAAAtttgtaaaatcatttttgaatttCCACAACAAATAGCAATATAGCAAGATCGTACAATTGGGTGATCCTTTTATTAGCACTATAGAGTTGGTTAACTAAAGTTCGTATTGATGATTCATTGATAGTTAAAGGTGAAAATCATTACACTTTGCTCTTTATACAGAGCTTAAGAAGATCAACACACTAACTGCAATTTTAACACAAATACatcttaaattttatcattagaGAATATGACGTATCACGTTTACAAAAATATGTACGTTTTTATGTTGATCTCACAcactcaacaacaattcaggCAGAGACTAATTTACTATTAGACATATTGACATCAAGATTAATTTTACgtttttatgtatattttatatCAATCTCATATCGAGAGGTATTCTTCTATGGTCACCAACACAAATGCATAATATTTGGACACACACATAAatgtatcatttttttaaatactaaatcattttattatcaatttcttcttcattattaaaaaaatcttgtaATGTGTGTGTCTAAACACTATGCATTTGTGTTTGTGACTATAAAAGAATTTCTCCTCACATCAATTATATAACACCATAACTCATTTGGGGTTGGTTTAGTGGTTGACTTGAGATCTTAGAGTTTGCTCCTCTCATGATCTCAGGTTCGATTTCCTATAATATCAATTTTGGTGGGCAAGTTTATTCAGAGTTCAGCTCTAACTTTAAATGGGACCCACACAAGTGGCGGTGAGATTGGTCTCCTCAAATTAATCGGTTCTTGGATCGTATagcgagttttaaaaaaaatatatataacaccATTGACTAATTTATCGACATTGTAATTGCAACGACTTGTAAACATATCCCTTAAATAgtcaaatttcataaattaattgtctttaataaatTGTCATTTGGGTGGAATCAACACTTTAATTTTTGACAgggcaaaattgattttagataTTTAAAATTGGGATGTTTGcaagtataattgattttgttttaaattgtttctctctgttttttttgtttaaaataattgcattaaGAAAGTCTGACAATCAAGACGGCATAAATATAAGGTTGAGTTATTTCAATTCATATGCAATTTGAATTATGAGAAACATATCTAATAATTAAACGATGGACAACTTAGTTGGCCTGACGCCTGACTTGTAAAAATTTAAGGAGAAATACTAACCGGTGTTCTCGGGGCACTGATTAaggatattaaaaaataaattatatggtaattgttgcattgaaaattgtgtaattaatccATAAATAAGTCAATAGAGTTTTCTTTTACAATAGTAAATTCCttttttgtatgtttaaccGGTGTCCGGCACTGGTTAGCATGACCCAAATTTAAACtatgaaaacaaacataaaattaacACAATCTTAAATAATATGATAACATAGGTGAAAGATTGTTGATGAATGTTCTACAATAAGACCACGTTAGAAGCAGGgccgtcttaacaaattcataggcccggttttaattttataagggatgcaaaaaaaaaaaaaaatctgggccccaaaaaaataaattaaaaatcacactTTGGTGGGTCTTGAACACATGACCT is from Medicago truncatula cultivar Jemalong A17 chromosome 1, MtrunA17r5.0-ANR, whole genome shotgun sequence and encodes:
- the LOC11405938 gene encoding uncharacterized protein isoform X1, with the translated sequence MIMEKRSGSFLSFFDRNGKSPKKLLYVSNHAKENIEIMPMSQIKMDENGENPSNIASTDFNFALLSISSDDDEGCDKPPGLVARLMGLDSLSQCSSTSLCCHLDSLNMALKSNKSSCDTIEPKAHKVGNTTMKRFQNETLFSKSAKPISVTHNKHLSPIKSHVNMKPKNTAYIMGASAKRIVASPELYMRSTMSSIGHLSVPLRTLDLQEKLEIAQLGSKMRSNLYKSTSIFKGSRDSENNRSCLGKGKFASLATPSKTLVQSRDTLNLNGNRRYLKKKEIKSNHKNWNGQNSTVLRQTSKGKSSSKVDTNKSTQTCSSESSTGARTTTNKCAVNSYYESKKSRTRVTDKQKELSVSKRKSSSEKKRCDQNDARGSDNVVNTHDRKSIKCNVTMDESIYNDAYSMTESRDVISFTFKSPLRKNASQSQSTTKQVMETRTRIDVDSFLHVDKVYPTRLHVMDVDTLSVMLSHINPPQCTLEIERCSDDFESISEDRFNNMACNTSREHDNFFHLNLLSDKLDSMDDNCCSSNYYTIPGMNQQLQISEPMEDLSRNSNESRDDLCYQHTRTVATFENPFISKSNLDSEDSTYGGNRVYSSMQDEKVYSSQINESISPEYKMNWSEKSSTRSSRMMELEYVKDILRNVELIAEELVVGETDNIMMLTLFDLLENQRTGVESYEEYSKLKRKAIFDCVSECIELRCRQVFVTRCKAWPRCMVASVKRKGWLAEVYKEMVEFRSMEEEVMVDELVSKDMSTPLGRWLDFDIEAFENGLELELDIVTYLIDELVSDLWLV
- the LOC11405938 gene encoding uncharacterized protein isoform X2, which produces MENLQRNSFMFQTTQRKTLKSCQCHSDDDEGCDKPPGLVARLMGLDSLSQCSSTSLCCHLDSLNMALKSNKSSCDTIEPKAHKVGNTTMKRFQNETLFSKSAKPISVTHNKHLSPIKSHVNMKPKNTAYIMGASAKRIVASPELYMRSTMSSIGHLSVPLRTLDLQEKLEIAQLGSKMRSNLYKSTSIFKGSRDSENNRSCLGKGKFASLATPSKTLVQSRDTLNLNGNRRYLKKKEIKSNHKNWNGQNSTVLRQTSKGKSSSKVDTNKSTQTCSSESSTGARTTTNKCAVNSYYESKKSRTRVTDKQKELSVSKRKSSSEKKRCDQNDARGSDNVVNTHDRKSIKCNVTMDESIYNDAYSMTESRDVISFTFKSPLRKNASQSQSTTKQVMETRTRIDVDSFLHVDKVYPTRLHVMDVDTLSVMLSHINPPQCTLEIERCSDDFESISEDRFNNMACNTSREHDNFFHLNLLSDKLDSMDDNCCSSNYYTIPGMNQQLQISEPMEDLSRNSNESRDDLCYQHTRTVATFENPFISKSNLDSEDSTYGGNRVYSSMQDEKVYSSQINESISPEYKMNWSEKSSTRSSRMMELEYVKDILRNVELIAEELVVGETDNIMMLTLFDLLENQRTGVESYEEYSKLKRKAIFDCVSECIELRCRQVFVTRCKAWPRCMVASVKRKGWLAEVYKEMVEFRSMEEEVMVDELVSKDMSTPLGRWLDFDIEAFENGLELELDIVTYLIDELVSDLWLV
- the LOC11405938 gene encoding uncharacterized protein isoform X3, with translation MFQTTQRKTLKSCQCHSDDDEGCDKPPGLVARLMGLDSLSQCSSTSLCCHLDSLNMALKSNKSSCDTIEPKAHKVGNTTMKRFQNETLFSKSAKPISVTHNKHLSPIKSHVNMKPKNTAYIMGASAKRIVASPELYMRSTMSSIGHLSVPLRTLDLQEKLEIAQLGSKMRSNLYKSTSIFKGSRDSENNRSCLGKGKFASLATPSKTLVQSRDTLNLNGNRRYLKKKEIKSNHKNWNGQNSTVLRQTSKGKSSSKVDTNKSTQTCSSESSTGARTTTNKCAVNSYYESKKSRTRVTDKQKELSVSKRKSSSEKKRCDQNDARGSDNVVNTHDRKSIKCNVTMDESIYNDAYSMTESRDVISFTFKSPLRKNASQSQSTTKQVMETRTRIDVDSFLHVDKVYPTRLHVMDVDTLSVMLSHINPPQCTLEIERCSDDFESISEDRFNNMACNTSREHDNFFHLNLLSDKLDSMDDNCCSSNYYTIPGMNQQLQISEPMEDLSRNSNESRDDLCYQHTRTVATFENPFISKSNLDSEDSTYGGNRVYSSMQDEKVYSSQINESISPEYKMNWSEKSSTRSSRMMELEYVKDILRNVELIAEELVVGETDNIMMLTLFDLLENQRTGVESYEEYSKLKRKAIFDCVSECIELRCRQVFVTRCKAWPRCMVASVKRKGWLAEVYKEMVEFRSMEEEVMVDELVSKDMSTPLGRWLDFDIEAFENGLELELDIVTYLIDELVSDLWLV